A window of Ipomoea triloba cultivar NCNSP0323 chromosome 2, ASM357664v1 contains these coding sequences:
- the LOC116009687 gene encoding LRR receptor-like serine/threonine-protein kinase FEI 1, producing the protein MGIWVLIFSAILRATLFSRISLALNPDGVALLELKATLNDTRNVLSNWRDSDATPCTWTGISCHQIEQRVISINLPYMQLGGIISPSIGKLDRLQRLALHQNNLHGVIPNEIGGCTELRAVYLRANYLQGGIPSNIGNLSMLNILDLSSNSLRGAIPSSLGKLKLLRYLNLSTNFFSGEIPDVGALSTFGSKSFIGNLDLCGQQVLKPCKTSMGFPAVLPHAESDEASVPVKKPSHYIRAVVIGAMSTLGVVFIVLLVFLWVWSVSKKERAAKRYTEVKKQVYQEPSAKLITFHGDLPYPSCELIEKIESLDEEDVVGAGGFGTVYRMVMNDCGTFAVKRIDRNREGSDQVFERELEVLGSVKHINLVNLRGYCSLPSAKLLIYDYLAMGSLDDFLHGRPQHVDEDRPLNWNARLRISLGSARGLAYLHHDCSPRIVHRDIKSSNILLDENLEPHVADFGLAKLLVDEDGHVTTVVAGTFGYLAPEYLQSGRATEKSDVYSFGVLLLELVTGKRPTDPTFVKRGLNVVGWMNTLLKENRIEDVVDKRCTDADIETVEAILEIAARCTDANPDERPSMQQVLQFLEQEVMSPCPSEFYESHSDYS; encoded by the exons ATGGGTATTTGGGTTTTGATCTTCTCAGCGATTTTGAGAGCAACCCTTTTCAGCAGAATCTCTCTTGCTCTCAACCCTGATG GTGTTGCACTGTTGGAACTCAAGGCCACTCTGAATGACACCAGAAATGTTCTGAGTAACTGGAGAGACTCTGATGCAACTCCTTGTACATGGACTGGCATTTCTTGCCATCAAATTGAACAAAGAGTCATCTCTAT CAACTTACCTTATATGCAACTTGGTGGAATCATATCCCCCAGCATTGGTAAACTCGATAGATTACAAAGGCT GGCGCTTCACCAGAATAACCTACATGGTGTAATTCCGAATGAGATTGGCGGTTGTACTGAATTGAGAGCAGT GTATCTTCGGGCTAACTATCTTCAAGGAGGCATACCTTCGAACATTGGGAACCTTTCTATGCTTAACATATT GGATTTATCAAGCAATTCACTCAGGGGTGCTATACCTTCTTCTCTTGGAAAGCTGAAACTTCTCCGTTATCT CAATTTGTCCACCAACTTTTTCTCGGGTGAGATCCCTGATGTTGGAGCCCTTAGCACCTTTGGAAGCAAATC ATTCATTGGGAATTTGGATTTGTGCGGCCAACAAGTGTTGAAGCCGTGTAAAACATCAATGGGATTCCCTGCAGTTCTGCCTCATGCTGAAAGCGATGAAGCATCAG TCCCAGTTAAGAAACCATCTCATTACATAAGAGCTGTGGTTATTGGTGCAATGTCTACCTTAGGCGTTGTATTCATTGTGCTCCTCGTATTCCTATGGGTTTGGTCGGTATCAAAGAAGGAAAGGGCAGCAAAGAGATACACGGAAGTCAAAAAACAAGTTTATCAAGAACCAA GTGCCAAGCTCATTACTTTTCACGGTGATCTTCCGTATCCTTCATGTGAGCTTATAGAGAAGATTGAATCACTCGATGAAGAAGATGTCGTTGGTGCTGGAGGATTTGGCACTGTCTATCGAATGGTTATGAATGATTGTGGCACATTTGCTGTAAAACGAATTGATCGGAATCGCGAAGGTTCTGACCAGGTCTTCGAGAGGGAGTTGGAGGTCTTGGGTAGTGTCAAACACATAAATTTGGTTAACCTCAGAGGCTACTGCAGTCTTCCTAGTGCAAAGCTTCTGATCTATGATTACTTGGCTATGGGAAGCTTGGATGACTTCTTGCATG GTCGACCTCAACATGTGGATGAAGATAGACCATTAAACTGGAATGCACGTTTAAGAATCTCTCTTGGTTCTGCAAGAGGACTGGCATACTTACACCACGATTGTAGTCCTAGAATAGTTCACCGAGATATAAAATCAAGCAACATACTCCTGGACGAGAACCTAGAGCCTCATGTTGCGGACTTTGGCCTCGCCAAGCTTTTGGTGGATGAGGATGGTCATGTAACAACCGTGGTTGCAGGAACTTTTGGTTATTTGGCTCCAG AGTACTTGCAGAGTGGAAGAGCCACCGAAAAATCTGATGTCTACAGCTTCGGTGTTCTCCTATTGGAGCTTGTCACCGGGAAGAGGCCTACCGATCCAACATTTGTAAAGCGAGGCCTAAATGTTGTTGGCTGG ATGAATACCTTGCTGAAGGAGAACCGAATTGAAGACGTGGTAGACAAAAGATGCACCGATGCAGATATAGAGACAGTAGAAGCGATCCTAGAAATCGCAGCGAGATGCACCGATGCCAATCCAGATGAAAGGCCTTCAATGCAGCAGGTGTTGCAGTTCTTAGAGCAAGAGGTGATGTCGCCCTGCCCCAGCGAGTTCTACGAGTCTCATTCGGATTATTCTTGA
- the LOC116010705 gene encoding protein NRT1/ PTR FAMILY 2.8, with product MEIRSDSVTTEEEPITSMPTRSRGGWKAIMYILANESFEKLASMSLIANMTVYLRTKYNLEGVFLVNVVTIWNGTSNISTLGGAFVSDAYLGRFLTLFFGSLCSLMGMGTVTLTAGLSSLRPPACHNQSENCQQPYGWQLAILYTGLALLSLGSGGIRPCNIAFGADQFDTDTPKGRAQLESFINWWYFSFTIALLIVLTGVIYIQTEMSWTIGFAIPTFCLVLSLTIFLLGRHAYVYKKPQGSVFVDLAKVVVASIRKRHVELGEGSFYDPPAEKPKLPKTERFMFLNKAAVIVDEDELDEEGVPRNTWRLCSVNQVEQLKCLFGILPVWISGLGCFVVMDQQGSFGNLQAIQMNRAIGSHFQVPPAWMGITSMIALTLWILVYERLYIVSFRKILNRDVRMTPGQKISAGIVTSILCMVAAGVVEEKRRSSALKHHTFESPLTIALLLPQFVLSGMTEALAAVAIMEFFTTQIPEALRSLGGSVFFLSLSFSSYLSSLIVNVIHAITVKTGPTPWLGGHDLNKNRLEYYYYIIAAIAVLNFLYYTLFASKFVTCKMDDATEAGAMEDSSWRLTRNLEQRDEETGSHRASA from the exons atgGAGATCAGAAGCGATTCTGTAACAACAGAAGAGGAACCCATCACGTCTATGCCAACAAGATCACGGGGAGGATGGAAAGCCATAATGTATATTCTTG CAAATGAATCGTTCGAGAAGTTGGCGTCTATGAGTTTGATTGCGAACATGACAGTGTATTTACGTACGAAGTACAATTTGGAAGGAGTTTTTTTGGTTAACGTTGTTACTATATGGAATGGGACTTCCAACATCTCAACTTTGGGCGGAGCCTTTGTCTCTGATGCGTATTTGGGCAGATTTCTTACACTCTTCTTTGGCTCACTTTGCTCTCTTATG GGTATGGGAACTGTAACCTTAACCGCAGGTTTATCTTCGCTAAGGCCACCGGCATGCCACAACCAATCCGAGAATTGCCAACAACCCTACGGGTGGCAGCTTGCCATTCTCTACACAGGTTTAGCGTTACTGTCACTGGGCTCCGGCGGGATTAGGCCCTGCAACATCGCCTTCGGGGCGGACCAATTCGACACCGACACGCCCAAGGGCAGGGCGCAACTCGAGAGCTTCATCAATTGGTGGTATTTCTCATTCACCATTGCGCTCTTGATAGTCCTCACGGGCGTGATTTATATCCAGACGGAAATGAGCTGGACCATCGGGTTCGCTATCCCCACTTTTTGCCTGGTATTGTCGTTAACCATATTCTTGCTCGGCCGCCACGCCTACGTGTATAAGAAGCCGCAGGGCAGTGTGTTCGTGGACCTGGCTAAAGTCGTAGTAGCCTCTATCCGCAAGAGGCATGTTGAGTTGGGGGAGGGGTCGTTCTACGACCCGCCCGCGGAGAAGCCCAAGTTGCCCAAGACAGAACGGTTCATGTTTCTCAATAAGGCGGCGGTGATTGTCGACGAGGATGAACTGGATGAGGAGGGGGTTCCGAGGAACACGTGGAGGCTTTGTAGCGTTAATCAAGTGGAGCAATTGAAGTGCTTGTTTGGGATTCTCCCGGTTTGGATTTCGGGTTTGGGGTGCTTTGTGGTGATGGACCAGCAGGGCTCCTTCGGGAACCTCCAG GCTATTCAGATGAACAGAGCAATCGGGTCGCATTTCCAGGTGCCCCCAGCCTGGATGGGGATAACCTCCATGATCGCCCTGACCCTCTGGATTCTGGTGTACGAGCGGCTCTACATCGTCTCCTTCCGGAAAATCCTGAACCGGGACGTGAGAATGACGCCGGGCCAGAAAATCAGCGCCGGCATCGTGACCTCCATCCTCTGCATGGTGGCGGCGGGCGTGGTGGAGGAGAAGCGCCGATCCTCCGCCCTGAAACACCACACGTTCGAGTCCCCGCTCACCATCGCGCTGCTGCTCCCGCAGTTCGTCCTCTCCGGCATGACGGAGGCCCTCGCCGCCGTCGCCATCATGGAATTCTTCACCACCCAAATCCCGGAGGCCCTCCGCAGCCTGGGCGGCTCCGTCTTCTTTCTCTCCCTCTCCTTCTCCAGCTACCTCAGCTCCTTGATCGTCAACGTCATTCACGCCATCACCGTCAAAACTGGCCCCACTCCCTGGCTAGGCGGCCACGATCTCAACAAGAACAGATTAGAGTATTACTACTACATTATCGCCGCCATTGCCGTCTTGAACTTCCTGTATTACACCTTGTTTGCTAGCAAGTTTGTTACTTGTAAAATGGACGACGCTACTGAGGCTGGAGCCATGGAGGATTCCAGTTGGCGTTTGACCAGAAACTTGGAGCAAAGAGATGAAGAAACTGGGTCGCATAGGGCCTCTGCTTAA